The segment TCTTACAATTATTAATGCTAAACTAGCTAACTATCGAGAAAAACAACAAATTGTTATCAATTGTGCGGGTATTATTGAAGCAATTGAACCAATTAAAATAGAGTTTAATCATCAAAACAATCAGGATATTTTTGATGTCAATGGAGATTATTTATCCCTAGGAGGAATCGATTTACAAATTAATGGAGGATTAGGCTTAGCTTTTCCTGAAATTCAAGAAAAAGATCTCGATCTTCTCGACAAAATTTGTGATTTTTTATGGCAAGAAGGAATAGATGGTTTTTGTCCAACAATAGTAACAACATCCGTTAAAAATATTCAGCGATCGCTCTCAACTATTGATCAATTTATGAGCCTTCAAAAACAACAATCACGACAAACCAGTCAAATCCTAGGGGTTCACCTAGAAGGACCTTTTCTTAACCCCCAAAAAAAGGGAGCTCATCCGGCTGAATATTTATTAACTCCCAGTGTAGAAGCCATTAAATTCATTTTAGGAGACTATGCTCATCGAGTAAAAATTATGACTTTAGCTCCCGAATTAGACCCCAGTGATGAAGTTATCCCGTACCTAATCTCCCAAGGAATAGTTGTTAGTTTAGGTCATTCCCAAGCTACCGATCAAGACGCGAAAAAAGCCTTTCAATTAGGCGCGTCAATGGTCACTCATGCCTATAATGCTATGCCTTCTTTACATCATCGTCAACCTGGACTATTAGGCGAAGCTATACTCAATCCTAAGGTCTATTGTGGCTTAATTGCAGATGGTCAGCACGTCTGTTTAACAATGATTCAAATTTTATTGCGATCGAGTTATTATGAACAAGGGGTTTTTCTGGTTAGTGATGCTCTTTCTCCCATTGGTTTAGGAGATGGCATTTATCCTTGGGATGATCGCCAAATTGAAGTTAAACAAGGCACTGCCAGACTTGCTGATGGCACATTATCCGGAACAACTTGGCCTCTATTAGTCGGCGTAGAAAACTTAGTAAAATGGGGAATCTGTACACCAGACGTTGCTATAGCCATGGCCACAGAATCCCCCAGAAAAGCGATTAATTTGTCCGGCATTTCCCCAGGGCAACCAGCTAATTTATTACGCTGGAATTGGGATAAAAAGAACCAGAAATTAAGTTGGGAAAGATTATAGGAATTAAGGAGTTCGGAGTCAGGAGTCAGGAGTCAGAAGTCAGAAGTCAGAAGTTAATATCTCTCCCCACCCTCCCCACCCTTCTCCACCCTCCCCCACTTCCCTACCTCTAAACTCTCTAATCTACCCCAATCATCACATCACTGGATTTAATCATAGCGTAGGCTTCCTTGCCTTCTGCTAGTCCCATGTTTTCGGCGGAAGTTTTGGTAATAATCGAAACTACCTCTACACCAGGGGCAACTTCAATGGTAATTTCTGCATTAACAGCCCCCATCGTAACGGTTTTCACAGTTCCTTTAAGGACATTTCTGGCACTAGATTGCATGATTCGATGCTCCAATTGATAAATGGGTAAGTTTTTAACATCCAAGAGAGCAGGATGACCCGTAGTGGGGTCAAACGATAACATTTGTGCTAAATTCCGCAACAATTCCCTTAGAACGTCAGTTTTAGTCCTTTGAACAACCTCACAGTATTGTTCTAAGATTTGTCGCTCGGTTATTGAAGACTGGAATGTTATCCATCCTTGTTGTTTCTTCGGCATAATAGTATACCAACTTTATTGGTATTTAATCTATAATATCAGCATCTGTATACCAATTTATCTGAGTTTAGCCCTAAATAGACTCAGGTTTAACTGACCCATTGCCAGTGAGGAGCCATGAAGAAACGTCCGTTACTAACTTTTTTAGCAGGATTTCTCCTATCTATCTGTTTAATAGTCTTAGGAGAAAATTTTTTGACTCAACCCGTTGTTGCTCAATCCAATAATTTAACCATTTCCGCAGCGATTAGTGTTAAAGATGCCCTAGAAGATCTTAAAACTATCTATCAAAAAAGTCAGCCCAATGTCAAAATCACCTATAATTTTGGATCTTCAGGGTCATTGCAACAGCAAATTGAACAAGGTGCGCCTGTAGATGTGTTTTTATCAGCAGCAGTCAAACAAATGGACGCTTTAGAAAAAAAACAATTAATTGCTCAAGGAACTCGCAAAAATTTACTCACTAATCGAATTGTTTTAGTTACACCAAAAGGACAGCAAGTTATTAAAAATTTTCAAGATTTAACCAATTCCCAAGTCAAAAAAATTGGTTTGGGAGAACCTAAGAGTGTTCCAGCAGGGCAATACGGAGAGGAAGTTTTGAAATATTTTAAACTGTTAGATTCCCTGAAATCAAAAATTGTTTATGCTAAAGATGTTCGCCAAGTCTTAACCTATGTTGAATCCGGCAATGTCCAAGCAGGATTAGTCTATACAACCGATGCCAAAACTTCTGATAAAATTAGAGTTGCTGCCACTGCTCCAACTAATTCACATCAACCCATTAGCTATCCCATTGCTGTTATTAAAAATAGTAAAAATCTAGCCGCAGCTAAGGCTTTTGTACAGTTTCTCTCCAGTAGTCAAGCTAAAACCGTCTTTCAAAAATATGGTTTTGGAACTTAACAAAGTCAGAAGTCAGACTGTTGATAATAATCCAACTCCCAACTCCTAACCCCGAACTCAGATCTTGAGAGGTAAAGAAAAATTAATTTTAAATTACCTCTCTTTAACTCAAAAAAATCATCAACTTATCTAGCCTGGAATTAAATTAATGGACTTAGATATATCTCCGCTTTTTATATCACTTCGTGCCTCTATTATTGCGACAATTATTGTCTTTTTTATTGGCATGGCTGCTGCCCGTTGGATGTTAGATTATAAAGGCAAAGGCAAAGGCATAATTGATAGTATTTTTATTGCGCCTTTAGTCTTACCTCCTACAGTAGTAGGGTTTTTACTTTTGCTGTTATTAGGAAATAATAGTCCGATTGGGCAATTACTTTATCAGTTTGAGTATACCATTATTTTTACTTGGGAAGCAACGGTTATTACAGCAACTGTTGTCGCTTTTCCCTTAATGTATCGTACAACATTAGGAGCTTTTGAACAAATTGATCCCAATATTATTTTAGCTGCGCGTACCCTAGGTGCGTCTGAGTGGCGCATTTTTTGGACGGTTATGATTCCCCTATCTTATCGGGGATTAGTGGCAGCAACTATTCTCTCTTTTGCCCGTGCCCTAGGAGAATTTGGGGCGACTTTAATGTTAGCGGGAAACATTCCCTCCCAAACTCAAACTATGCCAGTTGCTATCTTCTTTGCCGCAGAATCAGGAGATATGAGAACAGCACTCATTTGGGTGTTAATTTTATTGTTCATTTCCATGTCTGTCATTATTATTGTTAATTTTTGGGCAGAAACAACCAAGTTAAAGCGGCAGGGCAAAAAAATCAAGAAACACAAGCTATTTAAACCAGAAAACCTGAGTGATAAAAGTTCTTATCTTATTGACACATCTGGTCTAATTCTTAATATTGAAAAGCAATTACATGGGTTTTCATTAGAAACCAATTTTCAAGCCAACCAAGAAACCTTAGGACTCCTAGGGGCTTCGGGGTCTGGAAAAAGTATGACCCTACGGTGTATTGCTGGTTTAGAAACCCCTGATCGGGGCTTTATTAGTTTAAACGGACAGATTTTATTTGATTCAGCAAAAAAAATCAATCTTCCCAGTTCTCAGCGCAATGTGGGGTTTGTTTTTCAAAATTATGCTTTATTTTCTCATCTTAATGTTAGTCAAAATATCGCTTTTGGTATCCAGCATTTGTCCAAAACTGAGCAAGAACAATCAATCAAAAAATATATTAAATTAATGGAATTACAAGGATTGGAAAAGCGTTATCCTCATCAATTATCAGGAGGACAACAGCAACGAGTTGCCCTAGCGAGAGCCTTAGCAACTGAACCCCAAGCATTACTCCTCGATGAGCCTTTTTCAGCCCTTGATACCTACCTGCGCTATCAGCTACAAGAACAATTAATTAACACACTATCTACCTATAAAGGTGTAACACTTTTTGTTACTCACAATTTAGAAGAAGTCTATCAGGTTTGCCCTAACCTATTGATTATTGATCAAGGAAAAACCATTGCTTACGGAGATAAGTATGAGATTTTTGAATATCCTACTACCTATGCAGTGGCTCAACTCACAGGATGTAAAAACTTTTCTCGCGCCAAAGCCATTTCACCTACGTCTGTTGAAGCGTTAGACTGGGGCTGTTCCTTAACGGTAATTGAACCTATTCCAGAGTCTCTAGCCTATATTGGTATACGCGCCCATCATTTGACTTTTGTCGAGACTCCCGATACAGAAAACACTTTTCCTTGTTCCCTTGTCAAAACACGAGAAACTCCCCATCGGATGACGTTATACTTGCAGGTACACTCCATGAAGTCCACTCAAGAGAATTTTTATCTCCTGCAAGCAGAATTGTTTAAAGAAAAATGGGATACCCTCAAAGATCGTCCTCAACCTTGGTATGTTCGTCTCAACCCCGTTAAACTGTTTCTGATGCAACCCTGAAATTATTTTGAGAAAAAAGCTTGCCATTATCTGACTCTTGTTGTTATACTTGGAAAGGCGACGCGGGATAGAGCAGTCTGGTAGCTCGTCGGGCTCATAACCCGAAGGTCGGTGGTTCAAATCCGCCTCCCGCCATTAAGTTAACTAACCCTAAGGGAAAAGATTTTTGACCCAAACCCCAAGGGCTTCCCACACCCTGCCTTACTCAAACGGTAATGGGTATGTTGTGAAATGTATTGAGGTTAACTTGTTAATCTTATAAAAATGAGTTATCCTAGAAAGGCTATGGGTAATGAAACTAAACCGATCAAAATTGTCAGTGATAACCGCCAAGCTCGTTTTCTCTATGAAATTTTAGAGACTTATGAGGCAGGTATTGCTTTAGTGGGAACTGAGGTTAAATCTGTTCGTGCAGGTAAAGTTAACCTTGGGGATGGCTATGTTTTAATTCGCCATGGGGAAGCCATCCTACTGAATGTTCATATTTCTCCCTATGAGGCGAGTGGAGCCTATTTTAATCATGATCCTCGCCGCAGTCGCAAATTGTTGTTACATCGCAAAGAAATTAATAAATTAATTGGACAAATTGAACAAAAAGGATTAACCGTGGTTCCCTTAAAAATGTATCTTAAAGGAAGTTTAGTAAAGGTGAGTCTGGGACTCGCTAGAGGGAAGAAATTGCATGATAAACGGGAAACCATCAAACGTCGTCAAGATGAGCGTGAAATGTCCCGCGCGATGAAACAGTATTAAGATAACCTATTCAAACCGTTTCCATTGACTAGGAGGAGGAGCCAAAAATTCATACAATCCTGGTTCACCTTCTTGGGCACAAGTCATGACAATATCAAAAGATAAGGAAATGCGTAATTCTCCTGTTTGATTAGCTCCAACTGCATGGCGATGTTTAGAGGGAAAAATAATTAATCTTCCTTCCTTCGGTGCATAAGTAACCTTTTCTGAGTTAAGAGAGTTGCGCTCAGCATAGCCGGAGGTTTGATTGGTTCCTAACCCTGGAGAAATCTCGTTCATCTTTGCATCATTAAAAAAGATAAGATTGCCAGATTGGCCTGTTTTGGGAACAGAAATATAGTAAACTGCGCTGATATTAGAATTATGATGACGATGACCGCCAACATTCTGACTTTTCCGCGAAATAACTGGCCAAGCTCGCTGAATATAGAGATCAATTTTGAGAAAATCAATGCCAAGAGCTTTTAAATAAGCTAGGGTATTAAATTGTACCTGTTCTACTATCCAAGCAAATCGGGGATCATCATAAATCCGTTCTACCCCATGTACATCCCCTGTCCAAGCGGCTGTCTCTGAGGAACGTTTTTCTATGGCCGCTTTTTCTAAGGACAAGACGGCTTCTTTAAGGGAGTCTCGATAGGTTGGAGCATCCTCTAGGTCAGTATAATAAATCGCCAGGGGAAACCAAGTTTCAATAGGCATTTTGTCTTACCTTTTAACAATTTAACCGTATTTTCTAAAATCTTAGCCGAAAAATGTTTATTGATAAAGTTGAAAAACAATCTATTCTAGATCAATGACTAAACTAGAAACATCCGCATGATTACTCAAAATACTTTTGATACAGATGGGTTTTTCGTGATTGAAAAGGCTTTATCTGAAGCTCATTGTGCCGAATTACTTCAATTTATCATTGCTTCATTCAACACAACTCAACCGGATTTTATTATTCAGCCAGATTTTCGGATTCACTGTCCTTTACCTGTTACCCCACTGATTAAAACCACTATCTCCACAATTATTAAACCAGCCTATGGCATTCTTGATGACTTTCTTAGGGGTTCTCAACGTTTAGTTGAACTCAGTTCTATTACGGTTTTTCCCCATGCCAAAGGTCAACGCATTCATCCTGATGAACGTAATGAGGGTAAATATTTAGTCTCTGTTTTTGTTAATTTAGCTCCTACGACTGCTGAAGCAGGAGCCTTACGAATTATACCAGGTAGTCATCAAGATCTCAATCGTAATTTTAGTCAAGAAGATCCCGATATTCTAGAACTTCCCATCGGTTCAGCCGTATTTATGAATAGCAAAACTTGGCATGGAGGCGGTTCTAATACCACTTTAGATCGGGTTCGTCCTGTGTTTTATTTTTCCTTTGGTGAACCTAAACTTAAAGGACCTACTTACAGTATTTTAAAAGAAGTAGACAAACAAGAATTTGTTTTAGCTGATTTTGGGGATCTTGACCAACAACATATCATCAACTGGAATTGGCACTCTAAACCCCGTCTCAAACCGAATATTTATGTTTTGACCCCTTTATTGGAAACAGAGTCTACCCTTGTCCTTTTAGCCGATGATCGAGTCGCAGCTTTAATTATGATTCTACCAGAAACAGCTTGGATCAAAGATGTTATCACTCTATTAGTCAAAGAACCTGGAGAATATTCATTAGGAGAAATTCAGTCTCGCTTTAATATTGATGCGGAATCTCTCCTTAAATTCTTTACACAATTAGCTGAGTCTAATTGTTGTTTTTGATAGTTGACATTATTTCGACTTTTTGGTTCACTTCAAAGATAATGTTTGAGTTTCTTTTAAGTTGATATTTACCTTGCCAAATTCCTGACATAATAGGATTATCTAGATTATTTTTTTGTCCAACATAAGTTACCCAATTACGATAGGATTTTTTGACAGTTTGTTTTTGTTGAATGACAGCCTTTCCTTTGGGATTAATCAGTGTAAATGATTCAATATCTCCTTGCAAAATTCCATAGAGATGTACCCAAAAGACTAAGGCCGGTGAATTAGCAGACAGTTGTTTTTCTAAAAATTCTCCTTGCCATATTTCAATAGGTTTAGGGGGTTTTGGTGCAAATCCAGCATTAATTAATCCTGTGGATTGATAATCAATTTTAGAAGTCCACAGTGCCTTTTTCGCTACTTTACAGCCAGCATTTGCTTTTTTTCCTGTAAAGGGATCGATAATTTTATTTTGATAAAAAATCGTTAAATGTACATGAGGAAATGAAGCCATTCCTGATGATCCGACTAATCCTAATGGCGTTCCTTTTTTCACTTTAGTATCAGGGGACACTAAAATACTTCCCTGTTTTAAATGACAGTATTCAGTTTTCCAACCTTTTCCATGATCGATCAATATACCGTTACCACAGGCGCGATCGCTAACTTCATCTTTATCGGTTTGATCCACAATTAATTTATCAATTACGCCATCTTGAATATGCTTAACAGTTCCAGAGGCAACGGCAATAACCTTAACCCCTTTTTCCATTTCTTTAAGGTTAGTAATACCGAAATCAGTGCCCGTATGATCATTATAAGTTTGTCGTCCACAATTAAAATCGATTGCTTCAGAACTCGGATTAGTATCTACATAATGAAATATAAAACAATCTTTTCCTAATTGACAGTCAATAGGTAAGGAAATAGACAAATCAGAGTTAGATCTTAAAAGATTAACACACCCAAAAAAAATTAACATCCCTAATGTTAAGCAAAGCATTAACCAATGTTGAGGATTTTTCATGGCTTGGCAACAGGGAACGTAGAACTTGCTTAACAATTCTTGATACAAGGTTGTTTATTGATGTACGACTACTAACAATACTATCTTAGTCAAGTTTGGGCAGAATACCGACTTTAAGCAGCTTCAGAAATTGGTTATGTATAACTTCGTGATTCCTCAATCTTATACATAAAAACGAACGAATCTTATACATGAAAGCTAACATCCGCCTTATAGAATAACGGGAAAGTGTACTTTTACGAAACAATATCTCAGTTTAGAACTATGAAAAACAAAAAAAGACTCAATCCCCAATTTGCCTTACTAACCTTGTTGACGTTAGTTTTTGGAGTAGCCAATGCTGCTAAAGCTAATATGGTATTTGCCAAAGAGACTGAAATCGTTTCTAGCACTCATCTAATCCAAGGTAACTTGGGTGATGATGAACTTGTTGGCAACAGCAAAGACAGCAAAGATAGCAAAGACAGCAAAGACAGCAAAGATAGCAAAGATAGCAAAGATAGCAAAGACAGCAAAGACAGCAAAGATAGCAAAGACAGCAAAGATAGCAAAGATAGCAAAGATAGCAAAGATAGCAAAGATGATGGTAAAGACGGCGGTAAAGACGACGGCAAAGACGGCGGCAAAGACGGCGGCAAAGATGGCGGCAAAGACGGCGGTAAAGACGACGGCAAAGACGGCGGTAAAGACGACGGCAAAGATGATGGTAAAGACGGCGGCAAAGACGACGGCAAAGATGATGGTAAAGACGGCGGCAAAGATGATGGTAAAGATGATGGTAAAGACGGCGGCAAAGATGATGGTAAAGACGGCGGTAAAGACGACGGCAAAGATGATGGCGGTAAAGACGACGGCAAAGACGATGGCGGTAAAGACGACGGCAAAGATGATGGCGGTAAAGACGACGGCAAAGACGATGGATTCGATGATGACGGCGGTAAAGACGACGGCAAAGACGATGGATTCGATGATGACGGCGGTAAAGACGATGGATTCGATGACGGCGGTAAAGACGATGATGGAGGCAAAGATGATGACGGTGGCAAAGACGACACTGCTGCTGTTCCCGAACCCCTTACCATCTTAGGTGCTGGTGCTGCTCTCGGATTTGGTAGTGCTTTCAAACGTAAGCTATCGAAATCCAAAACCAAAAAACAACAATAGGAATTAAGTAGGGTGGGCAATGCCCACCTTTTCCCTCCTACTACGATTAGTTAACCTGTGAAAAAACCATTTTTCTACAGTCTCATTAGCTTATTATTATTCCCTAAGCTAGTAGCAGCCCAAGATAGTCCTCACTTGAATAGAGTCACTAATCAACCTGTTTTATTAGCCCAAAACAACAGTAGCGATAGCCAACCCGTTCACTTTAAAACGAAAAATCAAGCTTATTTTGAAATTGATCAAATTGTGCGTCAACTGATGATCAAGCAGCAGATTGTTGGCTTAGCTGTGGGTATTGTTCATAACAAAGAAACGGTTTTTTTAAAAGGTTATGGTTATGCTGATTTAGAAGCCAAAATTCCTGTCGATGTCAATCAGACATTATTTCGTTGGGCATCCCTTTCAAAACCCGTCACAGCGATTATTACAGCACAGTTAGTCAAGGCTGGTATTGTTAATTGGGATTTTCCTATTCAAACCTGGTTTAAAACCTATCAAATGCCTAAGTTTTATCTCCTTGATTGTGCTACTAATGCTCAAACTTCAACCTTAAATGATTATCGTTTTCCCTGCGATCGCGGTTATACTGAAGTCCCGTTACCTCCGTCTAGTAAGATAACCCTTCGGACACTTTTGGGTCATACGGCTGGTATCATTGGCTATAATAACCCTAGAGGTAGTGCTGAACCGAATACGTCTTATCTTGATAGTCAAAAAAACCAAAGTATCCTCCGTTGGGGATTAGAAAATTTATTAACTAAACCCCTTTTAGCAATTCCTAGCCGTGAATATCATTACACGACTTTTGGCTACAATCTAGCTGGTGTGGTATTAGAAGAAGCATCAGGACAACCTTATCCCCAATTGCTCCAAACTTATATCAACAATCCTGCTAATTTAAACACATTACAACCCGACTATCAATGGGAAACGATTCCCAATCGTGTGATAGGATATCGCCGAGAAAAAGGACAAATTATTCAAGATAGATCAACGGATGTCAGTTGGAAAATGGCAGGGGGTGGATTAATGTCAACTCCAAAAGATTTAACCACTTTTTGTGGAGCATTAATGGACAATACCTTGTTAGATGAAAGAGCTAAAAGAACCTTGTGGACTGAACAAATAACCAGTAAAGGAAAGACTACGGGGTATGGATTAGGATTTGGAATAGGTCGCTGGAAAAACCACGTTTATATTGGTCATAGTGGCTCTCAAGAAAACACAAAAACTCGTTTAGAATTTTATCCTAAAGATAATCTATGTATTGTGATCATGTCCAATACTAATACAACAAAAACTAATTCTTTTGTTAAAGCGATCGCTCAAACTATTTTAGACCCATAAACTCATATATTTATCCTATGAATAAAAAGTTTAATTTTCACTATTTTTATAAAAACAATCTACGCTTATTCAAGCGGTTTAATTTTATTAAACCCCAAGAATTACTGGGATTAGATTTACGTTCCCTGGCCTTATTTCGGATTGCTTTAGGATTATTAATTATCTTAGATCTAATTAATCGCGCTCAAGATCTCAAAGCCCACTATACAGAATCGGGTGTTTTTCGTTTAGCAGCACTCACTAACGAATTTTCTGATCGCTGGTTTTGGTCTTTGCATTTTATCAATAGTAGTGTTATTTTTCAAGGTATTCTCTTTTTAATTGCTGGATTATTTGCCTTAGCTTTACTTATTGGTTATCGAACTCGATTAGTGACCATTATATCCTGGTTATTTTTGATTTCGCTACAGAACCGCAATTCAATGATCCTCAGTGCAGCAGACGCGGAACTTCTTTTACTATTATTTTGGGGAATATTTCTCCCTTTAGGAGCTTATTATTCCGTTGATCATGCCCTTAATTCATCCACTAAAATTTTACCTATAAAAATCTTTTCTGGAGCAACAATAGCCTTAATATTACAAATTTGTTTTATCTACTGGTTTGCTGCTTTTTTAAAGATGGGATCTGAACCTTGGGAGCAAGGGTTTGCTGTGTATAATTCTTTGAGTGCTGATTATATAATCACGCCTTTAGGAGCATTTTTGCGTAACTTTCCCAATCTATTAATGGTTTTTACTTTTGTTACTGTTTGGTTAGAATTATTAGCTCCATTTTTATTATTTATTCCTTTGAAAAATAGTTTTTTTCGTTATCTAGCAGCCTTTCTTTTTATTTCATTACACCTCAGTTTTGCCATGGTTTTTAGACTAGGATTATTTCCCCTAATTGGGGTAACTGCTTGGTTAGCTTTGTTACCGAGTGAATTATGGGACTATCTTAGTAATAAATTTAAAAATCCTCAATCTCAGCAAGTTATAATTTACTACGATCACCAAGATAAAAGCAGTCAAAAATTATTGTGTTTATTGCGTACTTTTTTCGTTTTATCAGAAATTCCCTTAATTCCTATCCCCAATAATTCAGCAACTTTACAATTATTACACTCAGACAATTCATGGATGGTTGTTAATCAAGAAAAAAATCAATATTATGGAAGTAAAGCCATTATTTATCTTGCACGGTTTTCTCCTTTTTCAAAAATTTTAGTCCCTTTATTAAAATGGTATCCTTTACAATGGATCGGTAGAAAATTCTTTAAAGATAACCGTTTTATTCACACTTTTGTTACCCCAAAATTAAAGTTTTGTCCTATCAAAGTTGAATCATCTTGGTTGCTCAATTGTATCAGCTTATTTTTAATTTTTGTTGTACTATTATGGAATATTAGAAGTCTCAATCCGTCTAAAATAGAACTACCAAAACCGATCAAAGAAATTGTCTATGCGTTGAATTTAACCCAAAAGTGGGATATGTTTTCTAAACCCACCAATAGCACAGAATGGTATGTTATCCCTGGTCAATTGAAAGATGGTACTAAAATTGATGTTTTTCGAGATGGAAAACCGATCAAATGGCAAAAACCAGACCTCAAGTCCGCAGCATTTAAGAATATGCGATGGCGTAAATATTTGACCCGTCTTGATGGTGATAAGTATGAAAAACATCGCCTTTATTATGGTAAATATCTTTGTCGTCGCTGGAATAGTCAACATCAAGGCAATCAACAACTCGAAACATTCAAAATTTATTATCTTAGCCAAAAAACTAACGCTAACGGTCAATCTTCTAAAATAAAGCGTAATCTTTTATGGGAACACACTTGTTTTAAATAATAATTAATTACAATGTTTATCTTAACCAATAACATTTAGAAGGAGATTCTTTCTTGATTTTAGTAATCAAATTATCTTCAGGTCTATATTGGACATCAACACAAGAAAAAGGTTCAAAAGGTTCATTATAAAAACGAGTTTTTTTCGTTGTTTTAAATGTTTCTCCATTAATGATCCAAGTTCCGATTAAATCATTAGGCATTTTATCAATTTTAGCATCCCAAAGTGTAAAAGTTTCTTTTGGATCTAAACAATTATTCTTAGACACTGCTGTCAATTCTAAAACTTCTTCGGTGTTGTCATGATATTCTAGTTTAACACAAGTTCCTCTTGTAAATTTGGTCATTTTAGAGATAAATTGTGTATCCTCAGAAGTTTCATAACTTGTCCCATCAACTGTTAAACTCTTGCTAGATTGACTGAGACTTGTTTGTAAGTTTCCATATATAGTATATCTAGCACCAAAAGGCTTTATTTTGACGGGATTGCTCTTTTTTCTCAAACTTACTGGAATCTCTCCTATTGCTGTTGGTACAGGAATTAGGGGAGTGATGATACTTGTAGCGCAAATGATAACTATAGCGATAATAGTTTTCATTGATAACAAAATATAATAGCTCAAGGAAAATACTACACAGCTATTATAACTAATCTCATTGTAGACTATAACCCTTTAATATAAGCGCGATCGCAACGTTTTGTCTCGACTTCTGTTATTGGTTGATAGCCATAATCTTCATATAATTTAACCGCTTCTTTCAGAAGACTGGCTGTTTCGATAAAAATTTCTTGATACCCTCGATCTTTAATGGTTGTTTCTAATGCTTTTAAAAGATATTTTCCTAACCCTTTTCCCCTGACTTGAGGTAATAAATACATTTTGCGAATTTCGACAGCATTGTTACCTTTTAGGATAGGATAATAAGCAGCCGTTCCCACAATTTCACTTTGATGTTCAACGACCCAAAATTCTCCTTCCACAGCTAAATAAAACTGTTCTATTGCTAAGACATCTTGATCTGCTTCTTCGGGTTGCCACGGTAAACCATACTCCTTTAATACCGTTTCAATAACCTTAGCAGCATCAAGGCGATCGCTTTCTTTCCAGTCTCTAATTAAATAGTCTTTATAGTAACTAAACATCGATGTTAACTAAGCAAGTAAGTGGACACATTGATACCATTAATAACTCAAATGTAGTTATCAAAAAGTTTGCCCACTGTACTACTATAGCATCAAAATGTTTAGAGTAACCCAAAATAACTTCCTAAGAATAAACCTATACTCACCCCAACCA is part of the Rippkaea orientalis PCC 8801 genome and harbors:
- the nagA gene encoding N-acetylglucosamine-6-phosphate deacetylase, with translation MLKNLTIINAKLANYREKQQIVINCAGIIEAIEPIKIEFNHQNNQDIFDVNGDYLSLGGIDLQINGGLGLAFPEIQEKDLDLLDKICDFLWQEGIDGFCPTIVTTSVKNIQRSLSTIDQFMSLQKQQSRQTSQILGVHLEGPFLNPQKKGAHPAEYLLTPSVEAIKFILGDYAHRVKIMTLAPELDPSDEVIPYLISQGIVVSLGHSQATDQDAKKAFQLGASMVTHAYNAMPSLHHRQPGLLGEAILNPKVYCGLIADGQHVCLTMIQILLRSSYYEQGVFLVSDALSPIGLGDGIYPWDDRQIEVKQGTARLADGTLSGTTWPLLVGVENLVKWGICTPDVAIAMATESPRKAINLSGISPGQPANLLRWNWDKKNQKLSWERL
- a CDS encoding TOBE domain-containing protein — encoded protein: MPKKQQGWITFQSSITERQILEQYCEVVQRTKTDVLRELLRNLAQMLSFDPTTGHPALLDVKNLPIYQLEHRIMQSSARNVLKGTVKTVTMGAVNAEITIEVAPGVEVVSIITKTSAENMGLAEGKEAYAMIKSSDVMIGVD
- the modA gene encoding molybdate ABC transporter substrate-binding protein codes for the protein MKKRPLLTFLAGFLLSICLIVLGENFLTQPVVAQSNNLTISAAISVKDALEDLKTIYQKSQPNVKITYNFGSSGSLQQQIEQGAPVDVFLSAAVKQMDALEKKQLIAQGTRKNLLTNRIVLVTPKGQQVIKNFQDLTNSQVKKIGLGEPKSVPAGQYGEEVLKYFKLLDSLKSKIVYAKDVRQVLTYVESGNVQAGLVYTTDAKTSDKIRVAATAPTNSHQPISYPIAVIKNSKNLAAAKAFVQFLSSSQAKTVFQKYGFGT
- the modB gene encoding molybdate ABC transporter permease subunit, which translates into the protein MDLDISPLFISLRASIIATIIVFFIGMAAARWMLDYKGKGKGIIDSIFIAPLVLPPTVVGFLLLLLLGNNSPIGQLLYQFEYTIIFTWEATVITATVVAFPLMYRTTLGAFEQIDPNIILAARTLGASEWRIFWTVMIPLSYRGLVAATILSFARALGEFGATLMLAGNIPSQTQTMPVAIFFAAESGDMRTALIWVLILLFISMSVIIIVNFWAETTKLKRQGKKIKKHKLFKPENLSDKSSYLIDTSGLILNIEKQLHGFSLETNFQANQETLGLLGASGSGKSMTLRCIAGLETPDRGFISLNGQILFDSAKKINLPSSQRNVGFVFQNYALFSHLNVSQNIAFGIQHLSKTEQEQSIKKYIKLMELQGLEKRYPHQLSGGQQQRVALARALATEPQALLLDEPFSALDTYLRYQLQEQLINTLSTYKGVTLFVTHNLEEVYQVCPNLLIIDQGKTIAYGDKYEIFEYPTTYAVAQLTGCKNFSRAKAISPTSVEALDWGCSLTVIEPIPESLAYIGIRAHHLTFVETPDTENTFPCSLVKTRETPHRMTLYLQVHSMKSTQENFYLLQAELFKEKWDTLKDRPQPWYVRLNPVKLFLMQP
- the smpB gene encoding SsrA-binding protein SmpB gives rise to the protein MGNETKPIKIVSDNRQARFLYEILETYEAGIALVGTEVKSVRAGKVNLGDGYVLIRHGEAILLNVHISPYEASGAYFNHDPRRSRKLLLHRKEINKLIGQIEQKGLTVVPLKMYLKGSLVKVSLGLARGKKLHDKRETIKRRQDEREMSRAMKQY
- a CDS encoding 2OG-Fe(II) oxygenase family protein gives rise to the protein MPIETWFPLAIYYTDLEDAPTYRDSLKEAVLSLEKAAIEKRSSETAAWTGDVHGVERIYDDPRFAWIVEQVQFNTLAYLKALGIDFLKIDLYIQRAWPVISRKSQNVGGHRHHNSNISAVYYISVPKTGQSGNLIFFNDAKMNEISPGLGTNQTSGYAERNSLNSEKVTYAPKEGRLIIFPSKHRHAVGANQTGELRISLSFDIVMTCAQEGEPGLYEFLAPPPSQWKRFE